Proteins encoded in a region of the Cupriavidus pauculus genome:
- a CDS encoding isoprenyl transferase translates to MQHISSTLGVPDTSYVPQHVAIIMDGNGRWATQRHLPRIAGHNRGLDAVRAVVEASAARGVQFLTLFAFSSENWRRPADEVSFLMRLFMTALRREVVKMHANNIRLRVVGDLSRFSPRIQQLIADAEARTAKNTGLTVTIAANYGGRWDLLQAMRKMLARQPMLDPETIDESVLAPHLAMAYAPEPDLFIRTGGEQRISNFLLWQLAYSELYFTDTYWPDFDAAELDKAFASYRQRERRFGRTSAQLVAPGLSGTA, encoded by the coding sequence ATGCAGCACATCAGTTCTACGCTCGGCGTTCCCGATACCAGCTATGTGCCCCAGCACGTTGCCATCATCATGGATGGCAACGGCCGCTGGGCGACACAACGCCATCTGCCCCGCATCGCCGGCCATAATCGTGGCCTGGACGCGGTTCGGGCCGTGGTCGAGGCGAGCGCCGCGCGTGGCGTGCAGTTCCTCACGCTGTTCGCATTCAGTTCCGAGAACTGGCGCCGCCCCGCGGACGAAGTCTCGTTCCTGATGCGCCTGTTCATGACCGCCCTGCGCCGCGAGGTGGTCAAGATGCACGCCAACAATATTCGCCTGCGCGTGGTGGGAGACCTGTCCCGCTTCAGCCCGCGCATTCAGCAGCTGATTGCCGATGCCGAGGCGCGCACCGCGAAGAATACCGGCCTGACGGTGACCATCGCCGCCAACTACGGGGGCCGGTGGGACCTGCTCCAGGCCATGCGCAAGATGCTCGCGCGCCAGCCGATGCTCGACCCCGAAACCATCGACGAATCGGTGCTCGCACCGCATCTGGCGATGGCCTACGCCCCGGAGCCGGACCTGTTCATCCGCACGGGCGGGGAACAGCGCATCAGCAATTTCCTGCTCTGGCAGCTCGCCTACTCCGAGCTTTACTTCACCGATACCTACTGGCCCGATTTCGACGCCGCCGAACTCGACAAGGCGTTTGCGTCGTACCGGCAGCGGGAACGGCGTTTCGGCCGCACCAGCGCACAGCTGGTCGCGCCGGGTCTGTCGGGAACCGCCTGA
- the pyrH gene encoding UMP kinase yields the protein MPAYKRVLLKLSGEALMGDDAFGINRSTIESMVNDIAEIVKLGVQVAVVIGGGNIFRGVAGGAAGMDRATADYMGMLATMMNALALQDAMRHANIEGRVQSALRMDQVVEPYIRPRAIRQLEEGKVVIFAAGTGNPFFTTDTAAALRGAEIGAEIVLKATKVDGVYTADPKKDPSATRYTTISFDEAISRNLQVMDATAFALCRDQKLPIKVFSIVKPGALLRVIQGEDEGTLVHV from the coding sequence ATGCCAGCCTACAAGCGCGTCCTTCTGAAACTGTCCGGTGAGGCCCTGATGGGCGACGATGCCTTCGGCATCAACCGCTCCACCATCGAAAGCATGGTCAACGACATCGCCGAGATCGTGAAGCTGGGCGTCCAGGTGGCCGTGGTCATCGGCGGCGGCAATATCTTCCGCGGCGTGGCTGGCGGTGCCGCCGGGATGGACCGCGCGACGGCCGACTACATGGGCATGCTGGCCACGATGATGAACGCGCTGGCCCTGCAGGACGCCATGCGTCACGCCAATATCGAAGGCCGGGTCCAGTCCGCGCTGCGCATGGACCAGGTGGTCGAGCCCTATATCCGCCCCCGCGCCATCCGCCAGCTCGAAGAAGGCAAGGTCGTGATTTTCGCGGCCGGTACCGGCAACCCGTTCTTCACGACCGACACGGCCGCCGCGCTGCGCGGCGCCGAGATCGGCGCCGAGATCGTGCTCAAGGCCACCAAGGTGGACGGCGTGTACACGGCCGACCCGAAGAAGGATCCCAGCGCCACGCGCTACACGACGATCTCGTTCGACGAGGCGATTTCCCGCAACCTGCAGGTCATGGACGCCACGGCGTTCGCGCTGTGCCGCGACCAGAAGCTGCCGATCAAGGTTTTCTCGATCGTCAAGCCGGGCGCGCTGCTTCGTGTGATCCAGGGTGAGGACGAAGGTACGCTGGTGCACGTTTGA
- the frr gene encoding ribosome recycling factor, translating to MTVADTKKSVEQKMQKSIEAFKADLAKIRTGRAHTGLLDHVQVDYYGSPVPISQVANVGLADARTISVQPWEKKMVQPVEKAIRDADLGLNPSTMGDVIRVPMPALTEERRKELTKVVKSEAEGAKIAVRNLRRDANEQFKKLVKDKTISEDDERRGQDEVQKLTDKFVAEIDKLVAEKEKEIMTV from the coding sequence ATGACCGTCGCCGACACAAAGAAGAGCGTCGAGCAGAAGATGCAGAAGTCGATCGAAGCCTTCAAGGCCGATCTGGCCAAGATTCGTACGGGCCGTGCCCATACCGGCCTGCTCGATCACGTGCAGGTGGATTACTACGGTTCGCCGGTGCCCATCAGCCAGGTGGCCAATGTCGGCCTGGCCGATGCCCGCACGATCAGCGTGCAGCCGTGGGAAAAGAAGATGGTGCAGCCGGTCGAGAAGGCCATCCGCGACGCGGACCTCGGCCTGAACCCGTCCACCATGGGCGACGTGATCCGCGTGCCGATGCCCGCCCTGACCGAAGAGCGCCGCAAGGAGCTGACCAAGGTCGTCAAGAGCGAGGCCGAGGGTGCCAAGATCGCCGTGCGCAACCTGCGCCGCGACGCCAACGAACAGTTCAAGAAGCTGGTCAAGGACAAGACGATCTCCGAGGACGACGAGCGCCGCGGTCAGGACGAAGTCCAGAAGCTGACGGACAAGTTCGTCGCCGAGATCGACAAGCTCGTGGCCGAGAAAGAAAAGGAGATCATGACGGTGTGA
- the ispC gene encoding 1-deoxy-D-xylulose-5-phosphate reductoisomerase, with amino-acid sequence MQRITILGATGSIGESTLDVVRRHPDRYTVHALSAHRQVDKLAAACAEFRPARAVVGSPEAARELEGLLRQAGVKTEVSHGPEALESVAADTGTDAVMAAIVGAAGLRSSLAAARAGKRVLLANKESLVMSGAIFMDAVREHGATLLPIDSEHNAIFQCLPTDDPRYRAGVSKVLVTASGGPFRTRDPSTLHDITPDEACAHPKWVMGRKISVDSATMMNKGLEVIEAHWLFGAPADKIEVLIHPQSIVHSMVAYADGSVLAQLGNPDMRTPIAYGMAYPERIDSGVTPLDLTVAGGLHFETPDLKRFPCLGLAFDALRAGGVAPAVLNAANEVAVEAFLTGGARFTDIARVVEGVLGQPHEGSAESLDGVLAADAGARAAAQQLVASLAR; translated from the coding sequence ATGCAACGCATCACCATTCTCGGCGCAACCGGATCCATTGGCGAAAGCACGCTGGACGTCGTGCGGCGCCACCCGGACCGCTACACGGTTCACGCGCTGTCGGCGCATCGCCAGGTCGACAAGCTCGCGGCCGCCTGTGCCGAGTTTCGTCCGGCACGGGCCGTCGTGGGCAGCCCGGAAGCGGCACGCGAACTCGAGGGCCTGCTGCGCCAGGCCGGCGTGAAGACCGAAGTCAGCCATGGACCGGAGGCGCTCGAGTCGGTGGCCGCCGATACGGGGACCGATGCGGTCATGGCCGCGATCGTCGGCGCCGCGGGGCTGCGCTCGTCGCTGGCCGCCGCGCGCGCGGGCAAGCGCGTGCTGCTCGCGAACAAGGAATCGCTCGTGATGTCCGGCGCCATCTTCATGGACGCGGTGCGCGAGCATGGCGCCACGCTGCTGCCGATCGACAGCGAGCACAATGCCATCTTCCAGTGCCTGCCGACCGACGACCCGCGCTATCGCGCCGGCGTGTCGAAGGTGCTGGTCACCGCGTCGGGCGGCCCGTTTCGCACGCGCGATCCCTCGACGCTGCACGACATCACGCCCGACGAGGCCTGTGCCCATCCCAAATGGGTGATGGGGCGCAAGATCTCGGTGGATTCGGCGACGATGATGAACAAGGGCCTCGAGGTCATCGAAGCTCACTGGCTGTTCGGCGCGCCCGCGGACAAGATCGAAGTCCTGATCCATCCGCAGAGCATCGTCCATTCGATGGTCGCCTATGCCGACGGCTCGGTGCTCGCGCAGCTCGGCAACCCCGATATGCGCACGCCCATCGCCTACGGCATGGCGTACCCCGAGCGCATCGACTCCGGCGTGACGCCGCTGGACCTGACCGTGGCCGGCGGCCTGCATTTCGAGACCCCGGACCTGAAACGCTTTCCGTGCCTGGGGCTCGCGTTCGACGCGCTGCGCGCGGGGGGCGTGGCGCCGGCGGTGCTGAATGCCGCCAACGAGGTCGCCGTGGAGGCGTTCCTGACCGGCGGCGCGCGCTTTACCGACATCGCGCGCGTGGTCGAGGGCGTCCTCGGCCAGCCGCATGAAGGCTCGGCGGAGTCGCTCGACGGCGTGCTCGCGGCCGATGCCGGCGCGCGCGCGGCCGCGCAACAACTGGTGGCGAGCCTGGCTCGCTGA
- the tsf gene encoding translation elongation factor Ts: MAAITASMVAELRAKTDAPMMECKKALTEADGNLEKAEELLRVKLGNKASKAASRVTAEGVVATFIDGTTGALVELNCETDFVSKNDDFLAFSAKIAELIAKQNPADVAALSALEIDGVSVEATRTALIGKIGENLAIRRFKRYANGGKLASYLHGTRIGVVVEFDGDETAAKDVAMHVAAMKPVSLSSNDVPAELIAKERSIAEQKAAESGKPAEIVSKMVEGSVQKYLKEVSLLNQPFVKNDKQTVEQMLKAANTTVKGFTLFVVGEGIEKKQDDFAAEVAAQVAAAQKG, from the coding sequence ATGGCGGCAATTACCGCAAGCATGGTTGCAGAACTGCGCGCGAAGACCGACGCGCCGATGATGGAATGCAAGAAGGCCCTGACGGAAGCCGATGGCAACCTGGAAAAGGCCGAAGAGCTGCTGCGCGTCAAGCTGGGTAACAAGGCCAGCAAGGCCGCTTCGCGCGTGACCGCCGAAGGCGTGGTCGCCACGTTCATCGACGGCACGACCGGCGCGCTGGTCGAGCTGAACTGCGAAACCGACTTCGTGTCGAAGAACGACGACTTCCTGGCCTTCTCGGCCAAGATCGCCGAACTGATCGCCAAGCAGAACCCGGCCGACGTGGCCGCCCTGTCGGCGCTCGAGATCGACGGCGTGTCGGTGGAAGCCACGCGTACCGCGCTGATCGGCAAGATCGGTGAAAACCTGGCGATCCGCCGCTTCAAGCGCTACGCCAACGGCGGCAAGCTGGCCTCGTACCTGCACGGCACGCGTATCGGCGTGGTCGTGGAGTTCGACGGCGACGAAACCGCTGCCAAGGACGTGGCCATGCACGTGGCCGCCATGAAGCCCGTGTCGCTGTCGTCGAACGACGTGCCGGCCGAGCTGATCGCCAAGGAGCGCAGCATCGCCGAGCAGAAGGCTGCCGAATCGGGCAAGCCGGCCGAGATCGTCTCCAAGATGGTCGAGGGTTCGGTCCAGAAGTACCTGAAGGAAGTCTCGCTGCTGAACCAGCCGTTCGTGAAGAACGACAAGCAGACCGTCGAGCAGATGCTGAAGGCCGCCAACACGACCGTGAAGGGCTTCACGCTGTTCGTGGTGGGCGAGGGCATCGAGAAGAAGCAGGACGACTTCGCTGCCGAAGTGGCTGCCCAGGTGGCCGCTGCCCAGAAGGGCTGA
- a CDS encoding phosphatidate cytidylyltransferase, with protein sequence MLITRVITAVCLLLLILPILFLAPPVALAGLVAIIVLLGGWEFGRLIGLRGSMPVVYAVVCLLVLLVWDAAPDPRSVMVLLAAAVVAWGVALVLLARGVRTATPAFTGLGAILGVIMLPAFGHAVMVLRGQGIAVLLSVAVLVWVADIGAYFVGKAIGRRKLAPTISPGKSWEGALGGWVFVMALGLGLAASHAFAPTWFSAVADRHGLGLVAVLTTLLVAASVIGDLFESLLKRQVGMKDSSGLLPGHGGVLDRIDALIPVFPLAALLLAWL encoded by the coding sequence ATGCTCATTACCCGCGTCATCACCGCCGTTTGCCTGCTGCTGTTGATCCTGCCGATCCTGTTTCTGGCACCGCCGGTGGCGCTGGCCGGGCTCGTCGCGATCATCGTCCTGCTGGGCGGCTGGGAGTTCGGCCGCCTGATCGGCCTGCGGGGGTCCATGCCCGTCGTCTATGCCGTGGTCTGCCTGCTCGTGCTGCTGGTCTGGGATGCCGCGCCCGATCCGCGCTCGGTGATGGTGCTGCTTGCGGCCGCCGTCGTCGCGTGGGGCGTCGCGCTGGTGCTGCTCGCGCGTGGCGTGCGGACGGCCACGCCGGCCTTTACCGGGCTGGGCGCGATTCTGGGTGTCATCATGCTGCCGGCGTTCGGCCATGCCGTGATGGTGCTGCGCGGGCAGGGCATTGCCGTCCTGCTGTCGGTGGCGGTGCTGGTCTGGGTGGCCGATATCGGCGCGTATTTCGTGGGCAAGGCCATCGGCCGCCGCAAGCTCGCGCCGACCATCAGCCCGGGCAAGTCCTGGGAGGGCGCGCTGGGCGGCTGGGTGTTCGTCATGGCGCTCGGCCTCGGACTGGCGGCATCGCATGCGTTCGCGCCGACCTGGTTCTCCGCGGTGGCGGACCGCCACGGTCTGGGCCTCGTCGCGGTGCTGACGACATTGCTGGTGGCCGCGAGCGTGATCGGCGATCTGTTCGAGTCGCTGCTCAAGCGTCAGGTCGGGATGAAGGACAGCAGCGGCCTGCTGCCCGGGCACGGTGGCGTGCTGGACCGCATCGATGCGCTGATTCCCGTATTTCCGCTGGCGGCGCTGCTGCTGGCGTGGCTGTGA
- the rseP gene encoding RIP metalloprotease RseP, giving the protein MQTVIAFIVALCILIFVHEMGHYLAARACGVKVLRFSIGFGRPLARWVSKGRDRTEWTLAAIPLGGYVKMLDERERDPEVDPPIDAAELPRAFNRQPVGKRFVIVAAGPLANFLLAIVFYMVLLAGGMREPVPVVAAPAAGTVAAEAGVREGDRVLSLTAHDSTETIRSWNDLRMAVFSNGFDDAPAVLRVRGTDGAERDVRLGRLPNTGGNPEQDPLATLGLNLKGGPVTVAEVLPDSAAQRAGLRAGDQVVAFGDKPLTQASELIRAVRAQPGQAVVLGIQRDGKRLDVPVTLDTAPGEAPKDGGAAKPAGKLGAALNQAVQTETVRYPLGQATVRAAAQVWNTSVLSLKLLGKMLIGEASLQNLSGPLTVADYAGRAANMGWQPFISFLALVSVSLGVLNLLPIPVLDGGHLLYYCVEFLTGRPVPDHWQATLQKVGIACILLLTSLALFNDVSRLFLARG; this is encoded by the coding sequence ATGCAAACCGTGATCGCTTTTATCGTTGCCCTGTGCATTCTGATTTTCGTGCACGAAATGGGGCACTACCTGGCGGCGCGGGCCTGCGGCGTCAAGGTCCTGCGATTCTCGATCGGCTTCGGCCGGCCGCTCGCGCGCTGGGTATCGAAGGGCCGTGACCGGACCGAGTGGACGCTCGCGGCGATTCCGCTCGGCGGCTACGTCAAGATGCTCGACGAGCGCGAGCGCGATCCCGAGGTCGATCCGCCGATCGACGCGGCCGAACTGCCGCGCGCGTTCAACCGCCAGCCCGTGGGCAAGCGGTTCGTGATCGTGGCGGCCGGCCCGCTGGCCAACTTCCTGCTGGCGATCGTCTTCTATATGGTGCTGCTCGCGGGCGGCATGCGCGAGCCGGTGCCCGTGGTGGCGGCGCCCGCGGCCGGCACGGTCGCGGCGGAGGCCGGCGTGCGCGAGGGCGACCGCGTGCTGTCGCTGACCGCGCACGACAGTACCGAGACCATCCGCTCGTGGAACGACCTGCGCATGGCCGTTTTCTCAAACGGATTCGACGATGCCCCGGCCGTGCTGCGCGTGCGCGGCACCGACGGCGCCGAGCGCGACGTGCGGCTGGGCCGCCTGCCGAATACGGGCGGCAATCCGGAGCAGGACCCGCTGGCCACGCTGGGCCTGAATCTCAAGGGCGGCCCGGTCACCGTGGCCGAAGTCCTGCCGGACAGCGCCGCGCAACGGGCCGGCCTGCGGGCGGGCGACCAGGTGGTGGCGTTCGGGGACAAGCCGCTGACGCAGGCGAGCGAGCTGATCCGCGCCGTGCGCGCGCAGCCGGGCCAGGCGGTGGTGCTCGGCATCCAGCGCGACGGCAAGCGGCTCGACGTGCCGGTCACGCTCGACACCGCGCCCGGCGAGGCGCCCAAGGATGGCGGTGCGGCAAAGCCCGCCGGCAAGCTGGGCGCGGCGCTCAATCAGGCCGTACAGACCGAAACCGTGCGCTATCCGCTCGGACAGGCGACGGTCCGTGCCGCGGCGCAGGTCTGGAACACGAGCGTGCTCTCGCTGAAGCTGCTCGGAAAGATGCTGATCGGCGAGGCGTCGCTGCAGAATCTCAGCGGGCCGCTGACCGTCGCCGATTATGCGGGCCGCGCGGCCAACATGGGTTGGCAGCCGTTCATCAGCTTCCTGGCGCTGGTCAGCGTCAGCCTCGGTGTACTGAATTTGTTACCTATTCCGGTTCTGGATGGGGGGCATTTGCTGTATTATTGCGTGGAATTTTTGACTGGCAGGCCCGTACCAGATCACTGGCAGGCGACGCTGCAGAAGGTCGGCATCGCCTGCATCTTGCTCCTGACCTCACTCGCTTTGTTCAATGACGTC